The following are encoded in a window of Vicia villosa cultivar HV-30 ecotype Madison, WI unplaced genomic scaffold, Vvil1.0 ctg.001188F_1_1, whole genome shotgun sequence genomic DNA:
- the LOC131633902 gene encoding uncharacterized protein LOC131633902, with amino-acid sequence MVDSNSNFADMAQAQQNCIINFLQKISVVFHLLSRFKHTEKPNVKREKKLMARPIEYVGDINDSKDLWKISVRCRHIWSVTSASKKEHLEMILVDSKGSMIQVVVPPYLVAKFKEYLCHGYSYVMQNFKVGPNDFSFKSTDHKHKLVFCGSTSLKKTDNPEILVNVLNLLSLDDIVDDVLGGVVEITQSHVSSDNNKSKVVFSVTDNSKSMVVCTLWVIFAIQFNEYWTKNKDAGNFPLNVSNAWNGTKLVINDTGFEQVSKLKESFKGDFPKLSDTVVQVSASQNSQYSDFDKFLWKADVLSLAEIGGLQQETTCVTVATLDKFDVGQSGWYYDGCVDCTKSVTLRDGKLQCYAKHISPSPMPRFKLEILAVDGKCNAKFIFWDVDCVKLVGKSATEIINGLKRSCIPTQNGRLSVIGFRDDPETRSRVKENFRVEEPTPRLRIIEPTTQDEFPSVSVSLHNSLAESDYDPSASNTNLTPSKRILSESVEEFEGVQLSSTKLIKDIKKEE; translated from the exons ATGGTTGATTCTAATTCAAATTTTGCTGACATGGCACAAGCACAGCAAAACTGTATCATTAATTTTCTCCAAAAAATTTCTGTTGTTTTTCACCTTTTATCACGTTTCAAGCATACTGAAAAACCAAAT GTAAAACGTGAAAAGAAATTAATGGCGCGTCCAATTGAGTATGTGGGAGATATCAATGACTCAAAGGACCTATGGAAGATTTCTGTTAGGTGCAGACATATTTGGTCGGTcacaagtgcttcaaagaaggaaCACCTTGAAATGATTCTCGTGGATTCTAAG GGATCTATGATTCAAGTTGTTGTGCCTCCTTACTTGGTTGCCAAGTTCAAGGAATATCTCTGTCATGGTTATTCATACGTAATGCAGAATTTTAAAGTAGGTCCCAATGACTTCTCTTTTAAGTCCACCGATCACAAACACAAGCTGGTGTTCTGTGGTTCAACTTCCCTTAAGAAAACGGACAACCCAGAAATTCTTGTTAATGTTCTCAATCTACTTAGTCTGGATGACATTGTAGATG ATGTTCTTGGTGGAGTTGTAGAGATTACTCAATCGCACGTCAGTTCTGATAACAACAAGAGCAAAGTTGTTTTTTCAGTTACTGATAATAG CAAATCCATGGTTGTGTGTACCTTATGGGTAATATTTGCAATCCAATTCAACGAGTATTGGACAAAAAATAAGGATGCTG GCAACTTTCCTTTAAACGTATCAAATGCGTGGAATGGCACAAAACTGGTTATTAATGATACAGGTTTTGAACAGGTTTCTAAGCTAAAAGAAAG TTTTAAAGGTGATTTCCCAAAATTATCAGATACAGTCGTGCAAGTTAGTGCATCACAGAATTCACAATACTCGGATTTCGATAAGTTTTTATGGAAAGCTGATGTTTTAAGTCTTGCAGAAATAGGGGGTTTGCAGCAG GAAACTACATGCGTAACTGTTGCCACGCTGGATAAATTTGATGTTGGACAATCTGGATGGTATTACGATGGATGTGTTGACTGTACAAAGAGTGTGACTCTGAGGGATGGAAAGCTTCAGTGTTATGCAAAGCATATAAGTCCTTCTCCCATGCCCAG GTTTAAACTGGAAATACTGGCTGTTGACGGTAAATGCAATGCAAAGTTCATTTTTTGGGACGTCGACTGTGTTAAGTTGGTAGGCAAATCCGCGACTGAGATTATAAATGGTCTAAAAAGG AGCTGTATTCCAACCCAAAATGGACGCCTTTCTGTGATTGGTTTCAGAGATGATCCGGAAACCCGTAGCAGAGTCAAGGAAAATTTTAGAGTTGAAGAG CCTACACCTAGGCTGCGCATAATTGAACCAACAACCCAGGACGAATTTCCAagtgtttctgtaagtttgcatAATTCACTTGCTGAAT CCGATTATGATCCTTCTGCCTCAAATACTAATCTTACCCCTTCCAAGAGAATTTTGAGCGAATCTGTTGAGGAATTTGAAGGTGTACAGCTTTCGTCGACGAAGTTAATTAAAGATATCAAGAAGGAAGAGTAG